A genomic region of Phragmites australis chromosome 2, lpPhrAust1.1, whole genome shotgun sequence contains the following coding sequences:
- the LOC133909268 gene encoding protein NRT1/ PTR FAMILY 5.16-like produces the protein MESGELMIRPGPSVASKPDGHGGWRAAFYIVVVGFLERIGFYGVQGNLIMYLTGPLGMSTAAAAAGVNVWAGTVQVLPLIGALAADSWLGRFRAVLAAGVLYLLSLGMLTVSSALEASQPLAASSPSSARLAFFYVALYLLALAQGFHRPCIETLGADQFSPSDGDPGARASRSSYFNWFHFSISWGYAASTTAVSYVDDNVGWTVGFGVCWATMVLCLAVFLLGARTYRAEQPVDGSPFVETVSAWAARVFHRKDDSGTEWLLDRKPEEGKGLVVKLLPIWLCGMVYAAVTSQVYTLFTKQASTLDRRLGAATGLVVPPAALQCLVSFTFITMLPVYDRAFVPLARRIAGHHAGVTTLQRIGAGMAMSCVAMVVAALVEARRLRVASDAGLIDRPDVAVPMSLWWVVPQHVLIGLAGVLGDIGLEEFFYDQVPDALRSVGLALSLSAMGAGSYASGMLVSVIDWATRSSGQSWFSDNLNRARLDYFYWLLVGLVALEVTAFLHFAKRFVYRNKTSCDP, from the exons ATGGAGTCCGGCGAGCTCATGATCCGACCCGGGCCGTCCGTCGCCTCCAAACCCGACGGCCACGGCGGCTGGCGCGCCGCGTTCTACATCGTCG TGGTCGGGTTCTTGGAGCGCATCGGGTTCTACGGCGTGCAGGGCAATTTGATAATGTACCTGACCGGCCCACTCGGCATGTccacggcggccgcggccgccggcgtGAACGTGTGGGCCGGGACCGTGCAGGTGCTGCCGCTTATCGGCGCGCTCGCCGCCGATTCGTGGCTCGGGCGGTTCCGCGCGGTCCTGGCCGCCGGCGTGCTCTATCTGCTG AGCTTGGGAATGCTGACGGTCTCATCCGCGCTGGAAGCATCGCAACCTCTCGCCGCGAGCTCGCCGTCTTCTGCCCGGCTCGCCTTCTTTTACGTCGCTCTCTACCTGCTGGCGCTGGCGCAAGGCTTCCACAGGCCGTGCATCGAAACCCTCGGCGCAGACCAATTCTCGCCAAGCGACGGCGACCCCGGCGCGCGCGCGTCCCGGAGCTCCTATTTCAACTGGTTCCACTTCTCCATCTCGTGGGGCTACGCCGCCTCCACAACGGCGGTGAGCTACGTCGATGACAACGTCGGCTGGACTGTTGGGTTCGGCGTGTGCTGGGCCACGATGGTGCTGTGCCTTGCCGTCTTCTTGCTTGGCGCGCGGACGTATCGTGCCGAGCAACCCGTTGACGGCAGCCCGTTCGTTGAGACCGTGAGCGCATGGGCCGCGAGGGTCTTCCATCGCAAGGACGACAGTGGCACGGAATG GCTTCTAGATCGAAAACCTGAGGAAGGTAAGGGACTCGTCGTTAAGCTGCTCCCAATATGGCTGTGTGGCATGGTCTACGCAGCCGTCACTTCGCAGGTCTACACTCTGTTTACCAAGCAGGCCAGCACACTGGACCGGCGCCTCGGCGCGGCAACGGGCCTCGTCGTGCCTCCCGCGGCGCTCCAGTGTTTAGTCAGCTTCACCTTTATCACCATGCTCCCGGTCTACGACCGCGCCTTCGTGCCCCTCGCAAGGCGGATCGCCGGGC ACCACGCGGGCGTGACGACGCTCCAGCGCATCGGAGCTGGCATGGCAATGTCCTGCGTCGCCATGGTCGTCGCGGCGCTCGTGGAAGCCAGGCGGCTCCGCGTGGCCTCGGACGCGGGCCTGATAGACCGGCCGGACGTGGCGGTGCCAATGAGCCTGTGGTGGGTGGTGCCTCAGCACGTTCTGATTGGCCTGGCGGGGGTGTTGGGCGATATCGGCCTCGAGGAGTTCTTCTACGACCAGGTGCCCGATGCGCTCCGCAGCGTCGGGCTCGCGCTGTCC CTTAGCGCCATGGGCGCGGGCAGCTACGCCAGCGGTATGCTCGTGTCGGTGATCGACTGGGCGACGAGGAGCAGCGGGCAGAGCTGGTTCTCCGATAACCTGAACCGAGCGCGCCTCGACTACTTCTACTGGCTTCTGGTGGGGCTCGTCGCTTTGGAGGTGACCGCGTTCTTGCATTTCGCAAAGCGATTTGTCTACAGGAACAAAACGAGCTGTGATCCTTGA